From a single Eriocheir sinensis breed Jianghai 21 chromosome 18, ASM2467909v1, whole genome shotgun sequence genomic region:
- the LOC127000467 gene encoding TWiK family of potassium channels protein 7-like, which translates to MEINEYAESGFYTRKERSAGSLCCSFLCSHVGLFFLVAVYAIAGAYAFIAIERPNEETLIAKKQQRAIEVNQAMNYVGDLFWYYQQDKTWTNEDYAEQVTLDLNRLERFVISSVADYHYDGTVNGWVDAWTFPKSLLLTMTIMSTIGYGHIYPVTDEGKVFCILYSLVGCPLLLIFLGGLGNSIADTFIFIYSRICCRWCRSRRNEEELPPDASKKQRKLLVDDEVGKEEYMPTESLYVPIIINLTLLEMYIMLGAVLFSYWEGWDLTSSSYFTFITLSTVGYGDMVPGNAILVSDDDGSGTITMFICIFYIVLGMALLSTCINLMQEQLLDKCHWLAREVGISNSEDKRKNTRKGKKNNKPPKGKKQPPPSPIPEDVEQGPPTPPAPRDKSPSAGKLRSRSNSPVKSNTLAPPQNPNLPESRAPSPFVPSNCSTPIPGSLDDAD; encoded by the exons ATGGAAATCAACGAGTATGCGGAGTCCGGATTCTACACCAGAAAGGAAAGGTCGGCTGGGTCCCTGTGCTGCAGCTTTCTTTGCAGTCACGTGGGCCTCTTCTTCCTGGTGGCCGTGTATGCTATAGCTG GGGCGTACGCATTCATCGCCATCGAGAGGCCCAACGAGGAGACTCTGATAGCAAAGAAGCAGCAGAGGGCCATAGAGGTGAACCAGGCCATGAACTACGTCGGGGACCTCTTCTGGTACTACCAACAAGACAAGACGTGGACCAACGAAGACTACGCCGAGCAA GTGACCCTTGACTTGAACCGGCTGGAGCGCTTCGTCATCTCCAGCGTGGCCGACTACCATTATGACGGGACGGTGAACGGCTGGGTGGACGCCTGGACGTTCCCCAagtccctcctcctcaccatgaCCATTATGTCTACTATTG GGTACGGCCACATTTACCCGGTGACGGACGAGGGCAAGGTATTCTGCATCCTCTACTCCTTGGTCGGCTGTccgctcctcctcatctttctcggAGGGCTCGGAAACTCCATCGCTGACACCTTCATCTTCATATACAG TCGCATCTGCTGCCGCTGGTGCCGCTCacggaggaatgaggaggagctGCCGCCGGACGCCAGCAAGAAGCAGCGGAAACTTCTTGTGGATGATGAAGTTGGGAAAGAGGAATACATGCCAACGGAGTCT CTGTACGTGCCAATCATCATCAACTTGACGCTGCTGGAAATGTATATCATGCTGGGTGCCGTGCTCTTCAGCTACTGGGAGGGATGGGACCTCACCTCCTCCAGTTACTTCACCTTCATCACCCTCTCCACTGTTGGCTACGGTGACATGGTGCCCGGCAACGCCATCCTCGtcagtgatgatgatgggagtGGCACCATCACCATGTTCATCTGCATCTTCTACATAGTCCTTG GCATGGCACTGCTGTCCACCTGCATCAACCTCATGCAGGAGCAGCTACTTGACAAGTGTCACTGGTTGGCAAGGGAGGTTGGGATTAGCAATTCTgaggacaaaagaaaaaataccagaaaaggaaagaaaaataacaaacctCCAAAAGGGAAAAAGCAACCACCACCAAGTCCAATTCCAGAGGACGTAGAGCAGGgccctccaactcctcctgcTCCCCGTGACAAGTCCCCTTCTGCTGGGAAGTTGAGGTCCAGAAGCAACTCACCAGTCAAATCCAACACTCTGGCACCGCCCCAGAACCCCAACCTTCCTGAATCACGCGCCCCCTCTCCCTTTGTTCCCTCTAACTGCTCCACTCCTATACCCGGCAGCCTTGATGATGCTGACTAA
- the LOC127000437 gene encoding mitochondrial coenzyme A transporter SLC25A42-like isoform X2 translates to MSHSLEGRAVAVVISDITTPAISAARHKTQQAQSGESWEASDSPQEASVLQPSPQRETQPSNEHTQEPASTATYLREGVQEEEEEDFHTERVLISLLAGAMAGAVAKTTIAPLDRTKINFQATKQKFSARHAFLFARECYQREGLLSLWRGNSATMARIVPYAAIQFASHEQFKRILRVDAQENEGHTYLRFVAGSMAGVTSQFLTYPLDVARARMAVTHRDTYRSLKQVFIKILKNEGPLTLYRGLAPTLLGVIPYAGTSFGIYETLKRRHAEYSHRDKPNPLERMMFGAVAGLVGQSSSYPLDIVRRRMQTATVTGNGNHYKTILGTLLRVYREEGVCHGLYKGLSMNWIKGPIAVGISFSTFDTLKIFLEQIMLSR, encoded by the exons ATGAGCCACAGCCTGGAGGGTCGTGCTGTGGCGGTGGTCATCAGTGACATCACCACGCCGGCCATCTCAGCAGCCAGGCACAAGACACAGCAAGCACA ATCCGGAGAGAGCTGGGAAGCCAGTGACAGCCCCCAAGAAGCTTCagtcctccagcccagcccacaaaGGGAGACACAACCCAGCAATGAGCACACACAGGAGCCAGCCAGTACCGCCACCTACCTCAGGGAAGgcgtacaggaggaggaggag GAGGACTTCCACACGGAGCGGGTCCTCATCTCCCTCCTGGCGGGGGCCATGGCGGGAGCCGTGGCCAAGACCACCATCGCTCCGCTCGACAGGACCAAGATAAACTTCCAG GCCACCAAACAGAAGTTCTCAGCCCGCCACGCCTTCCTCTTTGCGCGGGAGTGTTACCAGAGGGAGGGGCTTCTCAGCTTGTGGCGAGGGAACTCAGCCACCATGGCGCGCATCGTCCCTTATGCAGCCATACAGTTTGCATCACACGAACAGTTCAAGAGAATACTCAGGGTTGATGCACAAGAGAATGA gGGCCACACTTACCTAAGGTTCGTGGCGGGCTCCATGGCCGGTGTTACCTCACAGTTCCTCACCTACCCGCTGGATGTGGCCCGCGCACGCATGGCCGTTACACACAGGGACACCTACCGCTCACTCAAGCAG GTTTTCATCAAAATCCTGAAGAACGAAGGCCCCCTCACCCTGTACAGAGGCCTGGCGCCCACGCTGCTTGGCGTCATCCCCTACGCAGGAACCAGCTTTGGGATTTATGAGACCCTCAAGCGACGCCATGCTG AATATTCTCACCGGGACAAGCCCAACCCCCTGGAGAGGATGATGTTCGGAGCGGTGGCGGGCTTGGTGGGCCAGTCCTCCTCCTACCCGCTGGACATCGTGAGGCGGCGCATGCAGACCGCCACCGTTACCGGCAACGGCAACCACTATAAGACCATCCTCGGCACCCTCCTCAGAGTGTACAG ggaggaaggggtgtgcCATGGCCTGTACAAGGGCCTCTCCATGAACTGGATCAAGGGGCCCATTGCTGTGGGCATCAGCTTCTCCACGTTTGACACGCTCAAGATCTTCCTGGAACAGATCATGCTGTCCAGATAG
- the LOC127000437 gene encoding mitochondrial coenzyme A transporter SLC25A42-like isoform X1, translating into MVEDARRMSHSLEGRAVAVVISDITTPAISAARHKTQQAQSGESWEASDSPQEASVLQPSPQRETQPSNEHTQEPASTATYLREGVQEEEEEDFHTERVLISLLAGAMAGAVAKTTIAPLDRTKINFQATKQKFSARHAFLFARECYQREGLLSLWRGNSATMARIVPYAAIQFASHEQFKRILRVDAQENEGHTYLRFVAGSMAGVTSQFLTYPLDVARARMAVTHRDTYRSLKQVFIKILKNEGPLTLYRGLAPTLLGVIPYAGTSFGIYETLKRRHAEYSHRDKPNPLERMMFGAVAGLVGQSSSYPLDIVRRRMQTATVTGNGNHYKTILGTLLRVYREEGVCHGLYKGLSMNWIKGPIAVGISFSTFDTLKIFLEQIMLSR; encoded by the exons GGTTGAAGATGCACGCAGGATGAGCCACAGCCTGGAGGGTCGTGCTGTGGCGGTGGTCATCAGTGACATCACCACGCCGGCCATCTCAGCAGCCAGGCACAAGACACAGCAAGCACA ATCCGGAGAGAGCTGGGAAGCCAGTGACAGCCCCCAAGAAGCTTCagtcctccagcccagcccacaaaGGGAGACACAACCCAGCAATGAGCACACACAGGAGCCAGCCAGTACCGCCACCTACCTCAGGGAAGgcgtacaggaggaggaggag GAGGACTTCCACACGGAGCGGGTCCTCATCTCCCTCCTGGCGGGGGCCATGGCGGGAGCCGTGGCCAAGACCACCATCGCTCCGCTCGACAGGACCAAGATAAACTTCCAG GCCACCAAACAGAAGTTCTCAGCCCGCCACGCCTTCCTCTTTGCGCGGGAGTGTTACCAGAGGGAGGGGCTTCTCAGCTTGTGGCGAGGGAACTCAGCCACCATGGCGCGCATCGTCCCTTATGCAGCCATACAGTTTGCATCACACGAACAGTTCAAGAGAATACTCAGGGTTGATGCACAAGAGAATGA gGGCCACACTTACCTAAGGTTCGTGGCGGGCTCCATGGCCGGTGTTACCTCACAGTTCCTCACCTACCCGCTGGATGTGGCCCGCGCACGCATGGCCGTTACACACAGGGACACCTACCGCTCACTCAAGCAG GTTTTCATCAAAATCCTGAAGAACGAAGGCCCCCTCACCCTGTACAGAGGCCTGGCGCCCACGCTGCTTGGCGTCATCCCCTACGCAGGAACCAGCTTTGGGATTTATGAGACCCTCAAGCGACGCCATGCTG AATATTCTCACCGGGACAAGCCCAACCCCCTGGAGAGGATGATGTTCGGAGCGGTGGCGGGCTTGGTGGGCCAGTCCTCCTCCTACCCGCTGGACATCGTGAGGCGGCGCATGCAGACCGCCACCGTTACCGGCAACGGCAACCACTATAAGACCATCCTCGGCACCCTCCTCAGAGTGTACAG ggaggaaggggtgtgcCATGGCCTGTACAAGGGCCTCTCCATGAACTGGATCAAGGGGCCCATTGCTGTGGGCATCAGCTTCTCCACGTTTGACACGCTCAAGATCTTCCTGGAACAGATCATGCTGTCCAGATAG